A genomic segment from Lutibacter sp. A80 encodes:
- a CDS encoding methylglyoxal synthase — MEIAIIAHDGKKTEMVQFLMDFKALLIQKKITLISTGTTGKNAEKAGFKVEKFLSGPYGGDAQIAARVAEGKTNMVFFFRDPLGMHPHEPDIAMLMRLCDVHDVPLATNPATAELLIKSI, encoded by the coding sequence ATGGAAATTGCAATTATAGCACACGACGGAAAAAAAACAGAAATGGTTCAGTTTTTAATGGATTTTAAAGCATTGCTAATTCAAAAAAAAATCACATTAATTTCTACAGGAACTACTGGTAAAAATGCAGAAAAAGCAGGTTTTAAAGTAGAGAAATTTTTATCTGGACCTTATGGTGGTGATGCACAAATTGCAGCACGTGTTGCAGAAGGAAAAACAAATATGGTTTTCTTTTTTAGAGACCCACTAGGAATGCATCCACACGAACCAGATATTGCAATGTTAATGCGTTTATGCGATGTGCACGATGTTCCATTAGCAACAAACCCTGCAACTGCAGAACTTTTGATAAAATCTATATAG